Proteins from one Halopseudomonas pelagia genomic window:
- the tmk gene encoding dTMP kinase — protein sequence MSGLFITFEGPEGAGKSTNLQVFAQALSAAGCQPLLTREPGGTPVAERIRDVLLSHHEERMCSDAELLLMFAARAQHLHALIKPALDAGRVVISDRFTDATYAYQGGGRGIPVERIASLETWVQGELRPDITVIFDVPVEVGMARARARSELDRFEVEEQSFFVAVRNTYLSRAAAEPQRYRVIDASGDLQQVAAAMQPVINEVLERWHA from the coding sequence GTGAGCGGACTCTTTATCACCTTTGAAGGCCCGGAAGGGGCTGGCAAGTCGACTAATTTGCAGGTCTTCGCCCAGGCCTTGAGCGCTGCCGGTTGCCAGCCGCTGTTGACTCGCGAGCCCGGTGGCACGCCGGTCGCTGAGCGGATTCGTGATGTGTTGCTCAGCCATCATGAAGAACGTATGTGCTCCGATGCCGAACTGTTGTTGATGTTCGCGGCGCGCGCGCAACATCTACATGCTCTGATAAAGCCCGCATTGGACGCGGGGCGGGTGGTTATCAGTGATCGCTTTACCGACGCGACCTATGCCTATCAGGGCGGCGGGCGGGGAATACCGGTAGAACGTATTGCCAGTCTGGAAACCTGGGTGCAGGGTGAACTGCGCCCTGATATCACGGTTATCTTCGATGTGCCGGTTGAGGTTGGCATGGCGCGGGCTCGGGCGCGCAGTGAACTGGATCGGTTCGAGGTTGAAGAGCAGTCCTTTTTTGTAGCGGTACGCAATACCTATCTGTCGCGTGCCGCTGCCGAACCGCAGCGTTACCGGGTAATTGATGCCTCCGGCGATCTGCAACAGGTGGCCGCTGCCATGCAGCCGGTGATCAATGAAGTGCTGGAGCGCTGGCATGCTTGA
- the mltG gene encoding endolytic transglycosylase MltG — MKSILRLFRLLFVLTLFLVGGLALWGYFTLQSALDQPLQVELVQNLDVPSGSSPARIFSRLEQDGILHSSEWLRRYWQWQKPDAVLQVGEYVMEPGMTAEDLLQRLANAEVLQRSVTLVEGWTFKQVRDQLSRAERLQQTLDPDWSMEKVMDELGLKGVHAEGQFFPDTYQYTFGMSDRDILLRAYERMQHVLEEAWASRAENLPIKTPYEALILASIIERETGVPHERDEIAGVFTRRLQIGMRLQTDPTVIYGMGDDYEGRIRLRHLREPTAYNTYTIDGLPPTPIAMPGREALIAAVTPKKGSSLYFVAKGDGSHVFSNSLQEHNQAVRRFQIEQRAADYRSSPAPADQTEEAEQ; from the coding sequence GTGAAGTCGATCCTTAGGTTGTTCCGATTACTCTTTGTTTTAACACTATTTCTTGTTGGTGGTTTAGCCCTGTGGGGATACTTCACCCTGCAGTCGGCGCTGGACCAGCCTCTGCAGGTTGAGCTGGTGCAGAACCTGGATGTGCCCTCCGGCAGCAGCCCGGCGCGGATCTTCTCGCGACTGGAGCAGGACGGGATCCTGCACAGTTCCGAGTGGCTCCGCCGCTACTGGCAATGGCAGAAACCCGACGCAGTTCTGCAGGTCGGCGAGTACGTCATGGAGCCGGGCATGACCGCGGAAGATCTGCTCCAGCGGCTGGCGAATGCCGAGGTGCTGCAGCGCAGCGTAACCCTGGTGGAAGGGTGGACGTTCAAGCAGGTGCGCGATCAGTTATCCCGCGCCGAGCGCCTGCAGCAGACGCTAGATCCGGACTGGTCGATGGAAAAGGTCATGGACGAACTGGGCCTGAAAGGCGTGCATGCCGAGGGTCAGTTCTTTCCCGATACCTACCAGTACACCTTCGGCATGAGTGACCGGGATATTCTGCTCAGGGCCTACGAGCGTATGCAACACGTGCTCGAAGAAGCCTGGGCCTCGCGTGCTGAGAACCTGCCGATCAAAACGCCCTACGAAGCCTTGATCCTGGCATCGATTATCGAGCGGGAGACCGGGGTGCCTCATGAGCGCGATGAAATCGCCGGTGTCTTTACTCGCCGGTTGCAGATCGGCATGCGCTTGCAAACCGATCCAACCGTCATCTACGGCATGGGCGATGACTACGAGGGTCGTATTCGTCTGCGCCATCTGCGCGAACCCACCGCCTACAACACCTATACGATAGATGGTCTGCCGCCGACGCCGATCGCCATGCCCGGACGTGAAGCCTTGATTGCCGCGGTGACGCCAAAGAAAGGCTCGAGCCTTTACTTCGTCGCCAAGGGGGATGGCAGTCACGTGTTTTCAAACAGTCTGCAGGAACACAATCAGGCGGTACGTCGTTTTCAGATTGAACAGCGTGCTGCCGATTACCGATCCAGTCCTGCTCCGGCAGACCAGACCGAGGAAGCCGAGCAGTGA
- the pabC gene encoding aminodeoxychorismate lyase: MTSNAVPECLIDGQPANQVRVTDRGLNYGDGLFETLRVSQGSIALIDYHLARLQRGIQALRLQADIELIAEEWRDLAVRMGAGVIKLTLTRGSGQRGYAIPADARTVRIQQCFPPATYPEAHARDGIRLFSCATRLAHQPLLAGIKHLNRLEQVLARSEWNDPQYAEGLVCDIQGLVVECTMSNLFARQDGIWLTPSLAQCGVSGVMREYLMNEMRAQGEQVEEVELQHSALLNASELFCCNSLFGVWPIIALDRHQWPVGPHSRYAQALAEQVIK, encoded by the coding sequence ATGACCAGTAACGCTGTGCCCGAGTGCCTGATTGACGGCCAGCCGGCCAATCAGGTCCGGGTGACGGATCGTGGTTTGAATTACGGCGATGGCCTGTTTGAAACCCTGCGGGTCAGCCAAGGCAGCATCGCCCTTATCGATTATCATCTTGCCCGCCTGCAGCGCGGTATTCAGGCGCTGCGACTACAGGCTGACATTGAGCTGATCGCCGAAGAATGGCGGGATCTGGCTGTGCGCATGGGCGCGGGGGTGATCAAGCTGACCCTGACTCGTGGCAGTGGGCAGCGTGGTTATGCCATTCCCGCCGATGCCCGGACAGTACGCATTCAGCAGTGCTTTCCTCCGGCCACTTACCCTGAAGCACATGCCAGAGACGGTATCCGCCTGTTTTCCTGCGCCACCCGGTTGGCCCACCAGCCATTGTTGGCTGGCATCAAACACCTCAACCGACTGGAGCAGGTGTTGGCGCGCAGTGAATGGAATGACCCGCAATATGCCGAGGGCCTGGTATGTGATATTCAGGGCCTGGTGGTTGAATGCACCATGAGCAATCTATTTGCCCGGCAGGACGGTATCTGGCTGACACCCTCTCTCGCTCAGTGTGGAGTAAGCGGAGTGATGCGCGAGTACCTGATGAACGAAATGCGCGCCCAAGGCGAGCAGGTAGAAGAAGTAGAGCTGCAACACTCCGCGTTGTTAAATGCCTCAGAGTTATTCTGTTGCAACAGTCTTTTTGGTGTGTGGCCAATCATTGCGCTAGACCGGCATCAATGGCCGGTTGGCCCCCATTCCAGATACGCCCAAGCATTGGCGGAGCAGGTAATAAAGTGA
- the fabF gene encoding beta-ketoacyl-ACP synthase II, protein MSRRRVVVTGLGMLTPLGNTVDSSWQAALAGKSGIGPIEHMDVSAFGTRFGGSIRNFDIEPYMAAKEARKLDLFIQYGIAACMQALTDSGLEVTDANRDRIGVSMGSGIGGLTNIEKNHELLLNSGPRRISPFFVPGSIINMVAGYFSIQYGLQGPNYALTTACTTGTHSIGMAARNIAYGEADVMVTGGSEMATSGLGLGGFSAARALSTRNDDPQAASRPWDKDRDGFVLSDGSGAMVLEEYEHAKARGATIYAELIGFGMSGDAYHMTAPPEDGRGGAKCMQNALNDAGLNADQVGYINAHGTSTSAGDLAETRAVKSVFGEHAAKLAISSTKSMTGHLLGAAGAVEAIFSVLALRDQVAPPTINLDNPDTDCDLDYVAHEAQARSLEFTVSNSFGFGGTNGSLVFRRI, encoded by the coding sequence GTGTCGCGCAGACGCGTCGTGGTAACTGGCTTGGGTATGTTGACCCCCCTCGGTAATACGGTCGACAGCAGTTGGCAGGCAGCCCTGGCGGGCAAAAGCGGTATCGGCCCGATAGAGCATATGGATGTCAGTGCCTTCGGCACACGCTTCGGCGGCTCCATCCGCAACTTCGACATCGAGCCATACATGGCTGCGAAAGAAGCGCGCAAACTTGATCTGTTCATTCAGTACGGTATTGCCGCTTGTATGCAGGCGCTAACCGATTCGGGTCTGGAGGTTACAGATGCCAATCGTGATCGCATTGGGGTTTCCATGGGCTCCGGTATTGGCGGCCTGACCAATATTGAAAAAAACCACGAGTTATTGCTTAACAGTGGTCCGCGGCGCATTTCCCCATTTTTTGTCCCGGGGTCCATCATCAACATGGTGGCCGGGTATTTCTCGATTCAATATGGTTTGCAAGGCCCCAATTACGCTTTGACCACCGCCTGCACCACCGGTACGCACAGCATCGGCATGGCAGCGCGCAATATTGCCTATGGCGAAGCCGACGTAATGGTCACCGGCGGCTCGGAAATGGCTACCAGCGGTCTTGGTCTGGGCGGCTTCAGCGCGGCACGCGCGCTCTCGACCCGCAATGACGATCCTCAAGCTGCCAGTCGCCCCTGGGACAAGGACCGGGATGGTTTTGTGCTGTCCGACGGCTCCGGCGCCATGGTGCTGGAGGAGTACGAACACGCCAAAGCGCGGGGTGCGACCATCTATGCCGAGCTGATTGGTTTTGGCATGAGTGGGGATGCTTACCACATGACCGCACCGCCGGAAGATGGTCGCGGTGGGGCCAAGTGTATGCAGAACGCACTGAATGACGCGGGGCTGAATGCCGACCAAGTGGGCTACATCAATGCCCATGGCACGTCCACCTCTGCTGGCGACCTGGCCGAGACCCGCGCGGTCAAAAGCGTATTTGGTGAGCATGCCGCCAAGCTGGCGATCAGCTCTACCAAGTCCATGACCGGGCACCTGCTCGGTGCGGCCGGGGCAGTCGAAGCAATTTTCAGCGTGTTGGCTCTGCGCGATCAGGTTGCGCCGCCGACCATCAATCTGGATAACCCCGACACTGACTGCGATCTGGACTATGTTGCGCATGAGGCGCAGGCAAGAAGTCTGGAGTTTACTGTGTCCAACTCCTTTGGCTTCGGTGGTACCAACGGCAGTCTGGTATTCCGTCGTATCTGA
- the acpP gene encoding acyl carrier protein, translating to MSTIEERVKKIVAEQLGVKEEEVTNSASFVEDLGADSLDTVELVMALEEEFETEIPDEDAEKITTVQEAIDYVNSHQK from the coding sequence ATGAGTACCATCGAAGAACGCGTCAAGAAAATCGTTGCCGAGCAGCTCGGCGTCAAAGAAGAAGAAGTGACCAACAGTGCTTCTTTTGTTGAAGACCTTGGCGCTGACTCGCTTGATACCGTTGAGCTGGTCATGGCTCTCGAAGAAGAATTCGAGACCGAGATTCCGGATGAAGATGCCGAGAAAATCACCACCGTTCAGGAAGCTATCGACTACGTGAATTCTCACCAGAAGTAA